Within the Vagococcus carniphilus genome, the region ATCCCCTGAATCGATAACTAGTTGCCATGATTCCAACTCTTTTAACCAAGTTGGTGTTACTGCTTTTTCTTCTGTTAAGTTACAAATAACAACTGCTTCTTTGTCCTCATATTGACGTTTATACGCAATAATATTATCAGCAGATTCTAAAAACTCTACCTCACCATATGAAAATAAATCTTCTTTTTTTAGTTTTAATAGTTCTTGATAAAAATGTAGAATACTTTGTTTATCCTCTTTTTCAGACGAAACGTTGTATTTTTTCTCTACATTTTCACCAATCCAACTTTTTGTAGAAGAAAAGCCGGCATAGTCAGTTTGATCCCACTGCATGACACCACGACTTGCTTCTTTATTTGCTGCTGCAATAATTGAGAGGGATTCCTCTTTTTTAAAGCCATTCTCCAAAAGATGAATATGTTGATTAATGGCTTTTGGACTTTGGAAAGTATGAACATCATTAATTTCCAAATTTTTCATACCAATCTCTTCACCATATAAGATTACTGGAATTCCCCGTAATAAGTACATAGCTGTTGCAAGTGATTTGATACTTTTATCTCGGTATTCTTTATCATTTCCAAATCTTGAAGCCATACGAGGCATATCGTGATTATTCCAATAAAGAGTTGGATATTTCTCATTTCCTAATGCTTCTTGCCAATTCTTAAGGTTTTCTTTCATCTTCTTAGCATCAATGGTTTTAGTTGCTAATTCTTTTGGTATCTTAGGATTAGTACTAATTGTCTTTTCATCAAAATGATCAAAAGAAATAACTGCACTACATAAATCTTCTCTGATGTAACTATCAGCTAACTGAGGAGTAGCCGATGCTGCTTCACCTAAAATAAAGGCATCTGGTTTTATTTTTTTGATTTCTGAAATAAATTCAGATAGATAATGTTTAACTTCTGGTAAATTAGCATAATATTCTTCGGCTATTGCTATTTCTCCAGCAGGCACGTCAGAAACATTCAAGGTAAAATCATCTTTGACCATATGAATGAATGCATCGAGTCTAAACCCATTAATTCCTTTAGCTAACCAAAATTTAGCAATATCAATCATTGATTTTTTTACTTCAGGATTTGCCCAGTTTAAGTCTGGCATTTGTTTATCAAACAAGTGGAAATAATACTGTTCACTTTTATAATCTTTTTCCCAAACAGAACCACCAAAAAATGATTCCCAATTATTTGGAAGTGAGCCATCTAATGGTTCATCTGCCCAAAGATAATAATCTCGGTAAATATTTTGAGGTCCTTTTATGGCTTCTTGGAACCAAGGATGTTCACTGGACGTGTGATTAAGAACTAAATCAAAAATAATTTTTAAATCACGTTTATGTGCCTCTTCAATTAAAACTTCTACATCGTCTAAATCACCAAATATCTCATCAATGGCATAATAGTTCGAAATATCGTAACCGTTATCAACTTGTGGTGAAATGAATATTGGATTTAACCAAAGTGTATCGACTCCAAGTTCTTTGATATAATCCAATGATTCGATAATTCCCTTTAAATCACCAATTCCATCATTATTTGAGTCTTTGAAACTTTTCGGATAAATTTGATAGACAATTGCTTTTTCCCACCAATTTTGATTCATTGTTTTCCCTCCTTTGTAAGCTCATTCATAGTCTATGAAATGTTACAAAATAACTCAACTATTAATATCGTGTTAACGTTAACAAAATGTAACATTGATTCAAAAGCTTATCATATAGCTATTCTTTTAATATTTTTCACAAATCACATGTAAATTGACACTCCCCTAGGAAACTTATCTTTAGGTAACAAAAAAAGAGGTCTTCCTTTCATTGGAAGAACCTCTTATCTATTAATCTTTTTGAGTACTGCCTCGGACAACAAGAGAAGCTTCAAATAATTGATTTCCCTGAGGAGCACCTTTTTGTTTAATTTTATTAAGGAGCATTGTAGCACATGCAGCTCCCATTTCAAATACAGGTTGTTTAACTGTCGTTAGTCTCGGTGAAGCAATTTGGTCTAAGAAAACACCATCAAAACCAACCACTCCATAATCATCTGGAATAGAGGCTTTACATTTTTGAAGACCTCGCTCAATGCCAATTGCTAAACGATCACTACTACAAACAAAAGCTGTTTTTTTAGGATATCTAGCAAATTGTTCCTCAATGAATCTTTCTGAATAGCGGGACCTATTTGAAAATCTAACAATTTCTGGCACTTTTTGATAACGTTGCATGGTATTGATATAGCCAGACTCTCTTGAAAACTCAAAAGGTTCTTTCACATCAATTCCCACATAAACAATTTTTTCAAAACCAGATTTTATGGCGTGTTCAGTCGATATTTCAGTCCCTTTAGCGTTATCCGTATCTACAAAGTCATAGCCATAACGATTCTCGCCAAACAAAACAAAAGGCTTTTCGAGGCGTTCAATCCAAGGATAGTCCTCTTCTCGCATACCTGTTATGACATACCCATCACTTTGGCCAACATCAAAACTATTTTCTGTTACTAGTTGTAATGAATATTGATGTTTATCTAGTTCTTTTGACATTCCCATTAAAAGAGTCATGTAGTAAGGTTCAGTTGTATCGATTTCTTCTAAAATAAAAAATTTGATCACTTGTGTGCGATTGTTTGCTAAAGCCTTAGCCGCAACATTTGGTTTATAATCTAAATCTTTCATTGCTTGAAACACAAGTTCTTTTAATTCATCTGTTACTTTCTCCGGGTGATTAATCACTCTTGAAACAGTCATTTTCGACACATTGGCTTTTTTGGCAACATCAGATAAAGTTGTCATGTTATCCCCCACTTACTTCGATTAATTACTGTTATTATACTGTAATTTAAATAATAAGCTACTAATAAATTTTTTCACATAACTCTAACTGATTATTTTAAAATCAAAGTAATCGGTTTCTTTCTTGATTAATTTGATTTTTTCTTTTTTTGTTCTTGTCGTGCTTGTTTTAATTTTATTTTTTCTTCTAAAGATAAAAGAAGTTTTTCTTCAACGTAAAACTCACCTAAATTACCAGATTTTTCTTTCATTTTTAATCCTTCTTTGATGGTATTTAGTGATTTTTCGTCATTTTTTTCATAGCCAAATTGAATTCCCGCTAGTACTCGTAAATTACTCACTGTTTTAGTCTGTAAATACTTAACAAGTCCTCGATCTTCCATTAAAGGTTGAATTCTACTGTCGACTTTTTGTGGGTCTTTTTTCTTATTCACTAATAGATGATATAACATTTCCTTTTTTAATTCAATTTGATAAGGAACAATAAAACTTTCTCTTCTTTCCCACAAAGCTTCAATAAATTCGTCTGCTTCTTCCATTTCTTGTTTTTCTAAAAGCAAACCTAGTCTTAAGAAATCTTGATAATCTTCAAAATAAGTTCGTTTTTCATTTGCTTCAAAACTTTCAAAATACTCTTTTGGTAATTCAGAAAAAGTGCTTCCTAGACTCATAGCAGCATTACTTGCTAATTGGATATACAATAGACGTTCTTTTTGTAGAGAAGATTTTGCAATTTTTAATGTACTTCCGTCATTAAATCCATTAGGAAAGCCATTAAGTAAAGCAAATAAAAATCCGACTAATACAAACTCCAAGACTAAAATTTTATTCATTGGATAAAAAGCAAAGCTAAGTAAACTTGTTAATATGTTTGCTATAACACCACCTAGAATATAGAGTTTATACGGAAAATGATTCTCTTTCATAGCTGGTGGAATAAGTAAGCACTGCCCCATTGTTCCAGGAACTTTTAAACGAACCAGTTTGAATTGATTGTCTCTTTTTATCAAGTTAAATGAAAAAATTCGATAACTTAAAAATTGATGTCCCGTCATTTTTCCAAAAATTAAATGTCCGGCTTCATGAATCATTAAATGGAGTACAAAAGCAACTGCTAAAAATGCATAAGAAAAAAGCATTGCTGGTGTACTAATTTCTTCTTTGACTGAAAAATAACCAATTCCAGTTCCTAAAATGCCTCCGATAAACATGACCAAGAGCAACGGAATAAGCGTTTCCAATCTATTCGTTTTATTCGTTTTATTTGTTTTATTTTTTTTCATATATACCCTCCTCCTAAAAATTTTAACATAACAAAAAGAAGATAACACCTTAAAAATAAAGAGTGTTATCTTCTATTAGATTAAATTTGACTATTTTGTAGACGATACATATCATAATACAAGCCTTCTTGTTCGATTAAAGTATCATGATTGCCTCGTTCAACGATATTTCCTTTTTCTAAAACTAAAATCAATTCTGCATCTTTAATAGTCGAAAGTCTATGAGCAATCGCAATGGTTGTTCGTCCTGTCCTCATTTTTTTCAGACCTTCTTGAATGAGATTTTCTGTTTCTGTATCAATATTAGCTGTTGCTTCATCAAGTACTAATATTTTAGGATCTGTCACGATCGTTCTAGCAAAAGAGATCAATTGACGTTGTCCACTTGAAAAGCTGGCACCACCTTCTATCACTTTAGCATGATATTTATCAGGTAAGGTATTAATATATTGGTCAGCTTGAACAAATTTAGCAGCTTGAACAATTTCTTCATCTGTTATATTTTGATTTAACAAGCGAATGTTACTAGAAATATCTCCGTAAAACATAAACGCATCTTGTAGAACTAGACCCATCTTGTCTCTTAACTCTTCGATAGAATAATCTCTAATATCCACATCATCAATCAATATTTGACCATCATAAAACTCATAAAAACGCATTAACACATTAATAATAGAACTCTTACCACTTCCAGTATGTCCAACTAAGGCAACCGTTTCACCGGGATTTGCGATAAAGCTAATGTTGTTTAAAACATTATGTTTACCATCATAAGAAAAGCTAACATTTCTAAATTCAATTTTTGCATCTCTTACTTTAGCATTTGCTCCTGGATTTTGTTGCGGTGCTAATTCTTCATGGTCTAAAATCGTAATAATTCTACTACCGGCAACTACACCATCTTGGAAAACACTTAGAAAATCCATCATATTAATCATTGGATTAAAAAATTGCTGTACATATGAAATGAACGCATAAATTAAACCAACTTCAACAGGTGAATTTAATGCATCAAATCCAAAGAAACCTAAAACTAATGCTGTAGCTAAAGCATACAGCAAGTTGATAACGGGTGCTAGAAGGATTGAATTTGTTTTAATCATCGCATATTTTGACTGTAAATAATCATCATTGTTTTTTTCAAACTCTTCTTCCAAACGTTCTTCTTGACGAAAATACTGAATAACTGCCATTCCAGAGATAGACTCATTCAATTTTGTATTCAAATGACTGAGTTTCTCTCTCATGCCTCGGTAAATTCTTGAACTAAATTTTTGATAATACCAAATAATCACACCTAAAATTGGAAAGAAAATCATACAAATAATCGTTAGTTGTAAGTTAATAAATGACATTGCGATAAATGATGCAATGACTCCAAATAAAGTAGATAAAACCATTAAAAAGACTAACCAAAACTCAAAAAGAGTTTCCGTATCATTTGTTACACGGGAAACGATTGACCCTGCTGGTGTCTGGTCAAAATAACGCATCCCAAGTGTTTGTAATTTTACAAATAATTCAACCCGAATGGATTGATAGGTTTTTAAAGAGCCCCTAAAGTATAACACCCATTGTCCAAACCAAACTGCTGCTTTAAATAAAATACCTAAAGCATAGAGGCCTGCAAAATAAAGAATAATATTCATGGTGGCATCTTGCGCTGTTAAATAATCATCCATAAAAATTTGTAAAATTTTAGGTAAAGTGATATTAACAACCGCTAATGCTACAGCAAAAGTTAAAGCGAATATAAAATCTTTTCTAAATGGCTTAGCAAAGCTGAGTAATCTTTTAATAATTGTTTTTTGTTCTTTCATCGTAAAGGATTTTAACCAAACCGATTTTGATTCTTCCATTATCTAGCACCTCCTTCTATCTTTTGTTCTAGCTGTTGGTAATCAAACATTTTCTTATACCAACCATTAAGAGCAATCAACTCATCGTGATTACCTCTTTCAATAATATTTCCTTCATCAACAACAATAATCTCATTAGCATGTTTCACACTGCTCAATCGATGAGTACTTATGATGGTTGTTTTGTTATCTCTTTCTTCACGTAAATTATTTAAAATAGCTTCTTCTGTTTTAGCATCAACAGCAGATAAAGCATCATCTAAAATCAACAATTCTGGTTGAACTAAGAGTGCTCGTGCAATAGATATTCGCTGCTTTTGACCACCTGATAGAGAAACACCACGCTCTCCTACCATCGTGTCATACCCTTCTGAAAAACCTAGAATATCTTGGTGAACCACAGCCTCTTCTGCAATTTGTTCAACTTTTTCTTCACTAGCTTCTGGCATCCCAAACCGAATATTATCTCTTACTGTCATTGAGAAAAGGAAATGATCTTGTGGAACGTAACCAATTGAATGAAGCAAACCATCTAACGTATATTCTTGTATACGTTGACTATTAATCGAGATGTTCCCTTCATAATCATCATATTCACGCATTAATAATTTCAAAATAGTTGTTTTTCCAGCACCCGTTTTTCCAACAATA harbors:
- a CDS encoding glycoside hydrolase family 13 protein, with protein sequence MNQNWWEKAIVYQIYPKSFKDSNNDGIGDLKGIIESLDYIKELGVDTLWLNPIFISPQVDNGYDISNYYAIDEIFGDLDDVEVLIEEAHKRDLKIIFDLVLNHTSSEHPWFQEAIKGPQNIYRDYYLWADEPLDGSLPNNWESFFGGSVWEKDYKSEQYYFHLFDKQMPDLNWANPEVKKSMIDIAKFWLAKGINGFRLDAFIHMVKDDFTLNVSDVPAGEIAIAEEYYANLPEVKHYLSEFISEIKKIKPDAFILGEAASATPQLADSYIREDLCSAVISFDHFDEKTISTNPKIPKELATKTIDAKKMKENLKNWQEALGNEKYPTLYWNNHDMPRMASRFGNDKEYRDKSIKSLATAMYLLRGIPVILYGEEIGMKNLEINDVHTFQSPKAINQHIHLLENGFKKEESLSIIAAANKEASRGVMQWDQTDYAGFSSTKSWIGENVEKKYNVSSEKEDKQSILHFYQELLKLKKEDLFSYGEVEFLESADNIIAYKRQYEDKEAVVICNLTEEKAVTPTWLKELESWQLVIDSGDSLDNEELEPYVYKVYIR
- a CDS encoding LacI family DNA-binding transcriptional regulator yields the protein MTTLSDVAKKANVSKMTVSRVINHPEKVTDELKELVFQAMKDLDYKPNVAAKALANNRTQVIKFFILEEIDTTEPYYMTLLMGMSKELDKHQYSLQLVTENSFDVGQSDGYVITGMREEDYPWIERLEKPFVLFGENRYGYDFVDTDNAKGTEISTEHAIKSGFEKIVYVGIDVKEPFEFSRESGYINTMQRYQKVPEIVRFSNRSRYSERFIEEQFARYPKKTAFVCSSDRLAIGIERGLQKCKASIPDDYGVVGFDGVFLDQIASPRLTTVKQPVFEMGAACATMLLNKIKQKGAPQGNQLFEASLVVRGSTQKD
- a CDS encoding ABC transporter ATP-binding protein, which encodes MEESKSVWLKSFTMKEQKTIIKRLLSFAKPFRKDFIFALTFAVALAVVNITLPKILQIFMDDYLTAQDATMNIILYFAGLYALGILFKAAVWFGQWVLYFRGSLKTYQSIRVELFVKLQTLGMRYFDQTPAGSIVSRVTNDTETLFEFWLVFLMVLSTLFGVIASFIAMSFINLQLTIICMIFFPILGVIIWYYQKFSSRIYRGMREKLSHLNTKLNESISGMAVIQYFRQEERLEEEFEKNNDDYLQSKYAMIKTNSILLAPVINLLYALATALVLGFFGFDALNSPVEVGLIYAFISYVQQFFNPMINMMDFLSVFQDGVVAGSRIITILDHEELAPQQNPGANAKVRDAKIEFRNVSFSYDGKHNVLNNISFIANPGETVALVGHTGSGKSSIINVLMRFYEFYDGQILIDDVDIRDYSIEELRDKMGLVLQDAFMFYGDISSNIRLLNQNITDEEIVQAAKFVQADQYINTLPDKYHAKVIEGGASFSSGQRQLISFARTIVTDPKILVLDEATANIDTETENLIQEGLKKMRTGRTTIAIAHRLSTIKDAELILVLEKGNIVERGNHDTLIEQEGLYYDMYRLQNSQI